GGAACGTTACTACCCGTTGTCCCGGTTGAGTATTGTTGGGAGACTGAAGAATTTCTTTCAGAAACATGTGTTAAAGCTGGCTTAAGACCTGACTGCTGGCTTGACGCATCCACAAGGATATATTACTACGAGGGTAGGGTTTTCAAGGAGAAGACGCCTAAGGGAGACATTTATGAGAGAGACCTGTCTCAAGAATACATGAATGAGTGTCTAAAGAGATAAGTGGATCCGGAAAATAGCCGGTGAGTAACCAGTACATGGTGAGGGTGGGATTATCATGATCACTGTAAAGGATGTGGTTGAAATAGACTATGAAAAAGCTCTAGCAGTGATTAAGGATTTTGTGAAGAATTATCTCGAAACCACGGGAGCAAGAAATATTATTGTTGGCTTGAGCGGGGGTATCGATTCCTCGACCCTTTTCACCGTGTTAGCCGAGTCTGTGGATAAAGATAAAATTGTTGCTTTGATACTCCCAGATACAAGGGTTACTCCCAAAGAAGACGTGGATGACGCTGTTTCACTGGCTGAAAAATATGGTGTACGCTACTACGTCATTGAGATAGATAGAATAATTGATTCTTTCTCAATAATACCAGGTTTCGACATTAACGGTAAGCTTGATATTGGTAATCTACGTGCGAGAGTAAGGATGGCTATAATGTACTATTACGCTAATCGTTATAATGGAATTGTCGCGGGCACAAGCGATAGGTCGGAGCTCTTGATCGGATATTTCACAAAGTACGGGGACGGAGGAGCTGACATCCTTCCCCTGGGATGCCTGTTTAAGACCCAGGTAAGAATGCTTGGTAGGCACCTAGGTTTGCCGAAAAGAATAATTGAAAAACCAAGTTCACCTAGGTTATGGAGGGGTCACTTGGCCGAGGAGGAGATAGGTCTGAGTTATGAAGAGATAGACGTGATACTGTACGGATTATTTGATAAGAAGTTACCGCCAGACAAGGTTGCGGCAGCTACGGGCATCCCGTTGACAGCTGTCGAGAAAGTTTTAAAAATGCATAATTCGTCAAGGCATAAGAGAAGGTTTCCACCGATTCCTAGTCTTCCATGGAACGATAACCCTGTTAGGGAACTGGGCCACCCGTAGTTTGTCCCGGGCTCATTTAACAATAATTGTTGTCTTCAAGACGTTGCTTGTCAAGTCGATGTTTCCTTCCACGACATATATCCAAACCATCTTGATAGGCGCGGCTAAGAGGTTTA
This is a stretch of genomic DNA from Thermosphaera aggregans DSM 11486. It encodes these proteins:
- a CDS encoding NAD+ synthase, yielding MITVKDVVEIDYEKALAVIKDFVKNYLETTGARNIIVGLSGGIDSSTLFTVLAESVDKDKIVALILPDTRVTPKEDVDDAVSLAEKYGVRYYVIEIDRIIDSFSIIPGFDINGKLDIGNLRARVRMAIMYYYANRYNGIVAGTSDRSELLIGYFTKYGDGGADILPLGCLFKTQVRMLGRHLGLPKRIIEKPSSPRLWRGHLAEEEIGLSYEEIDVILYGLFDKKLPPDKVAAATGIPLTAVEKVLKMHNSSRHKRRFPPIPSLPWNDNPVRELGHP